The Nothobranchius furzeri strain GRZ-AD chromosome 8, NfurGRZ-RIMD1, whole genome shotgun sequence sequence actaccactactattactactactactattactactaccactactattactactaccactactgctgctgctgctactactctactactactactactactactactactactactactactactactaatgacTTGCATTTTGAAGTTGTTGCCAGGAACTTACAACTCTGAGATCTGAACATCTGGAACCCAAATCTTCTCTCGAAGTATGGAGACTCTTTCTGCTCCACATTCCTTCTCATCCCAGCTCAGTCCTGCTATATCCCACTCCTACAAAACACCAAACATTCAGGATGAACTTGATATGTTCCACCAAAGAAATTTAGTtggaaaaaatatttattttctaaagaCCTACCAGGACTTGCCATAAGACTGTTGACAGGGTTTGAGATTTATCATCCTatcaacaaaacattaaaaaccaTTTAATTTGGTATGTAAAATATACtgcataaaatacatttaaaatgcttCTTCTTGAAGAATTAGCTAATAAATTAATCTTCTTGATGTTCTTTCTAAAGCCCCAGAGTGTCAAGATTTTCCACCCCTTAGCACCACACAGGTCAGAGAAGGCATTACAGTTAAAGTTGCCCACACACATCAAAAAGACAATGTGAAAACACCACACTGTGCTGCTACTTCTGCCACATGTAACACATCTGCCGCACCCTCTGCAGGTCTGCCATGTCTGATGCGTCTGCCACTTTACTTGTCTCCCTCTCCCCCGCGGCCGCACACGGACTGCCAAAGTTATAAATGACTTCTATCTTTAAATCCAGTTATCACATGTAGTTAGAGCAGGGCAAGCAACCCAAGTGGAAGGAGCAGAATTTCCCCAAACCAGCACAGCTTCCACAGAGAGAGTCCCATACAACGTTTAGCATGGAGAACTTGCCAATGCACGAAAGCAAAATGCAAAGCATTATAACTTGAACAAGTTTGTAAACGTCATATACAGAATTTGAAATTGAAcaagtaaaaatatcacacattgtGGCTTTAAACTGTTGTAATTTTAGTTACACACGTAAGACTTCAAAGATAATGTTAAAATTGCATTATGTAAGAAAGGagaaagaatgacatcctgtggacaAACTTAGGAACTGCAGCCCCTTTTCAAGAAAAAACAAGTGACTTTCCCACTACTgttttgtgagtttcatggccGTTGCCAGCTACGGCTGAAGATTCTAGGTATCGAGAGAGGACGAGACAGTAAATTGATGTGTAGATAAATAGACTTCACTGTAATATTAAGCCTGGGGCATACTGGAGGCAGACACACCGTGTTGCTCAtgagattttgagaagtcaagtggtcaaaCAGGAATGCCgcgccacagaacatttcttggaAGGTGGAAGGTTGCGCGATAggcacaacatcacgcgggacttgagaacaagaAGTGgaaagtgactctattgtttatatgTGATCAGACATGCcattgtgttttgtgagactgaaattaattaaaaatgggCAAGTACACTGTTTATTAGAGTATTTTAACattaatagtactttaaagttatcaaaactatgGCTGGGTTTGTGCCATAAAGCCGTTCTgtgtcgtaatgtctgttgtaacgTACTCCACAATCTTGTAAACAGCCATGGCTTCGCCACGCCGCGGCGCTTGAGATGGTACTGATGCTTATCTTCAGTGCCTCGATGAGTCGCTCcccgtgtgcccactctcattaactataatggcttctacttaaaatgatgacgcaggcgcgtccgcctccggtgtgccccaggctttacatagtgtagcgtcatgaatgtcctgtttttgacctaaaggtcttgATCTGCTGTgtttgctcgagcagagacataaagtctctgacacaggcctaatctacatgagatattggccaaggtctttcatgcactctgctcatctgaactgcttcacctattACAGCTTACGACGAAGAACTCTcctgataaacacataatcaaacaactttgttattgccaataataatgggagcccaatgttcaatcaatctgtgaaatgacaatgtcattacttgatattataatcctgtgatcagtagtattttacaagcaattataatcctggacatttgcactagacactgatgacacgtaatgctaaagtcacacgacacatttccttttgtctgatccaatcagaacctttgtttctgatgcaaggcgtggttttctgtggtgtttttataattcctcttttgcttgtcaaattctgattcgccagtaaaccaaaatatgataaTTGTAAAAACtactccacgccaccttttctttagttcaaagcattctagagaagtctcagacaggccatccggacttcctattccgccataaagaacctcgacaagctggataaaatctgttgcaagtgacacctgaccgcaacggttcattcagaataaaagctgaacctcacgaccccttcagggtctcgctgacgtcAATGAACCTgtcatgacctggaagcattccaagactagtttggtcggcaccgctgcttttctactggcttcAGTTCCAAggggggtccaagaggaccttgacattctggatctaaacggaggTTTCCCCTGGGTAGGTAAACCAAcacatggcgtctcatgtgtgttataagtctccaactaaagtttagagcgaaacattcactcccactcagaactaaatgcttctccagaTCCACTGGCTCTGATAgcaacactagagggtgctaaaagcaagccaaaacggccTAGTTCCCTTTGAAGTTGTTGGTACTTGAAAAAGTAGCTATAGATGTTTTTAGAGCCATTTCTTTGTTTCAAATTCACTGTTAGTATTGTTGGCTCAATGTTAGTCTCTGGTCTTCTTTACCTGATatgaaaaataaaaccaaaaaatgTCGGGGTTTATtagaggtacaagaaataacatccgggttgctcctgtttactgccAGCAGGTatcgaattacaaatgctggtgctGTAGCGTTGACTGAacacagacttggcaaccctgtTGGCTTACTGATTGTAAACAGCATGTACGTCCCcattttgctttgttttttgaaaggggaaaaactgacaacccccagcaCAGTGAGAAATAttttgttttgtgattatttcactgaacAATTCTTGCATCAATTAATcagtcaatcaaactttatttgtatagcacttttcataccaaagaaaatgcagctcaaagtgcttaacagattaaaaagaCCCCATATAACCCATATTCCCATCACCTCCTCACGAATATTAAAACAATCATGACAGTTACAACCCATTTCCCAGGCACACGCACCCAcacgcaacccccccccccacacacacacacacacactcacacacactcacacgaaaTCTAAAAAGCAGcataagtaaacactaggctgagttcagatgggttaggtaaTGAATGACACATCAGGTGAGTCATCTGCAGTAGTTGATCGACGGCAGTAGCCAAGGCACCAACCTAGGGCGCCCAGGGAGGGGAAggcggacccccccccccccccccacaacacACACCTAATCACTCCCTAGGAGCGCCCAGGCCGCCACAGTCAACCACcacccccgaggcagagggccccaACGAGGAAACACTGGTATGATTAAAATAagtaaaatgaaaagaaaaatataTGTATCTATTAATAATAATAGCTGATATGGATAGTAAAATAACTAATAAAAACTGATTAAAGAGATCGTAAAACACAAAATCATAAATGTCTAATACCACTAAAATGgaaataataaaattaattaattaattaatagaaCAAGAAATGCAGCTACAAACAGatgtcagttaaaagctaagcagaaaaggtgagtcttgagcctgctcttaaaaacatgaacattctctacgaccctgaggtcctccggcagcatgTTCCAGAGACAAGGGCCACAAaattggaaggacgcctcgccatgAGTATGTGTCCTGACGTTTGGAATCACAAGGAGACGACTACCAGAGGAGTGCAGTTCCGAAaaaataagaaggcccaagaccattaagacacaaaAAAACCATTAAGAGAACCTTAAAATCATGCCAATCGTAACCATAGCTTATTGTACCTTTGAGGCACTTCCCTGAGTTTAATACACTTGTGTATAAATTTTCTGTAAGTTGGAATACAgctattttttaataatttccttttttttgttATTACTCTTTTCATCGTTTATCTCCACGAAGACCATCAGAGTAAATGCCTGTGTGGTTTAACTCAATGTCACCAACATCCTTGTTGAAACGCTAGAGCTGTAATTATGCAGTTTAATACTAAAACCTCCATATTTAACTTTTGCTAGTTTGTGGTACcatttgtttgaaataaaaacagaGATTTGAGCAACAAGAAACTGTGAACTAAACGTTTTGAAAGCAGCAGCTGAAGATCTTGAAGCACTAAGTAAATATTAGTGACTGTTCACCCATTTCGGCTCAAAataggttttgataaaaggacaaacaactaagtccttgaggggtacttctgagttaaaaaatgctcatgaaatacgtatgtggagtaaccaggtaggtgtgTTTTAACTgtggcaaatctgcaacgcctgcctccagagggttaacagcaGAGGTTAAGAACATTTTAGATGCACAAACTGCAGACTCACCACTCCTAATATTGCTACCACAGTGATGCGGAGGGTTACGTTAAGTGGATCTGAAAAGCTTGTGACAGGTCGGAACAAACTGTTAGAAAACAGTTTATCGTTAAGTTCTTTAAATAGGGAGTCGGGAGTCGGGCTGCTGCAGTTCAGCGCTGCTAAAGAACCTGCAAGATGAAAattcaaaaacagaaagaaaacatcAATTTGTTTTTATTACTAATAGAACATGTAAAAAACATGCTTACACATACGAGCATAAAAGAAAACTAGAATAAAAAGAAGACAGTGAAATAGTTTCTTCTTACCATGAAACAGAGTGAAACAGATGAGCTCCAAAGGCTTCATcttctcagtgaaacctttgatTATTTTGATGATCGCTGGCTCACAGAATGAAGATGCTCTGCTGTGGTTACATGGTTTCATTGCTAAGTCTCCCCTCCTTCAGATTGCTAATATTGACTTTACAAACTGGGGCTTTTTCCGGCATCCAGACATCCTTGTGTCTGTTACGTTTATTTGCATAATGAGTTTCTGGTTTTGCAACCAGTTTCTAAATTCTCAAAGCAGGATTATCAAATTGCTTCTCACCCTctttttacacaaacataaaaTATCTGTTACATATCTGTTTACACAGACATAAAACATCTAAGATAACAATAAAAATGGTTCTAAACACATTTTTCATTCATGTTCCTAGAAAAGTAAGCTAATACGGACCTTAATCCAGTTACATAATTCTGTTTGTGGGAGTATTTATTCAGATAAACAACTCTAAAATTTTTAATTCCATTTTTCATCAATGTTGATGAAGAAGCTTTAAAATAACTACATGAATCTGTTAATTTCTAATAACTTCTGCTTTTTGTTAATTCTTCAGAACCTAAAATCTCcaaattatttttattctttaatcTAATAATTGGTCAATTTCCCTCTAAAcaaaccaataaataaataaataaataaataaataatttttttctaatagaaagcctaagtctcctccctttctggtcggctcatgggtgacCGGAAGAACGATAaattgaatgcaagtcaatgtgctaaaagagttgttttctaatccactttgccttacgccctggatcttacatatgttgtacttcaatgtaaatgaaaagtaatgatgagagtttcgaccacaccagtcacgtactttgagatttatcagcttgtaaaagttcgtaattagcatgactacccaTCAGACATCGGTACCTCACATGACCACAGAAtcgcctctcccctagcgtagctgctacttacctcatagccagatttatggtggttctctcCTCCTAAAGAAAGAATTTATGTTcgctgaacttgcagccattttctCTCTGATTTTctttgtgtctggtttgatgacgtcactttggtgatgagcatttgtagtcctggacgtattttcacacgaagtctaaaataacttttgcccctgttcgaaaataagcattttcttggcatcaaaatgtgtctttaaaattattGGACATcctatgtgaaatccatgacacataaacgggaatagaaaatagcttttattgcCTCATTGACTTGTATTCttacttccggggacccgtgatccGTAAGCAGATGGACGTGACTTTAGGCTCACTATGTAGCTGGAAATCTGCATAAACAACAATTTTTTAAGTCGTATTTTTTAAATGTGCCATATATTTGTGTATAATGGGACCGATGCTGATTCAGGTACAGGATCTCGGGCCAGCTCACTGGCTGATCCAGATACACCACATGGTGATGATGACCATGGCGTAGCAGGTGATCAGCAACAGGTAGATACGGAAGAGCAGGTAGTCGAGGATGTAccccacgtgacaccactggccCTGCAGCTCACTctccttctgcatggagttgaGGTGAGCGCGGAGGTCCCTCAGGTACTGACAGATCAGCTGCAGCTCAGGCAGAGAAATCGTACCTGACAGAAGGATTACATTCTAAACCTCAAGCAACAAGAAGCTGAAATTAGTTATTTTAGAGCCTGATTACCTCCGTTGGTGTTTGGGTGCCTTTCAGGTGTTTGGCTGACATGTTGGACCACCCACGGGCCTGTGCTGTTGTTCAAGCTCTCAGGTTTGTCTTCCTGAGGTTTTTCAGGTGGTCGCACATCTTCAGGCCATCTATAGCAGATCAGATTGGCTATATGTTTGAGCACGATGACTCTGACCCAGTTCGGAATCTCCTGGTACTTCATGGAGCTGTGATGAAGGACATTTGTGATGATGACTGTCTCCAGAAGACTGATGACCATCAGAGCCAGACACACAGAGAAATAGATCCCTGGGATAAAATCCATGAAATAGTTAGAAATAGTTAGAATTCATGCTTTTCAAACATTTACTGAGGCTAATTCATCTAGTTTATTCATGTTCCAGCCTGTAGTCACAACCTCTGACCTATGATGGGCGTGCCGTTGGCTGTGCTGGGCAGCAGGTCGTTCATGATGAGCAGGAAGACAGTGTAGCCTAGGATGAGGGTCATCTTGAAGGAGGCGCGGTCAACGCTGTGGGGGGGCAGGTAGAAGGACAGGATGTCGATGAGCATGAGGAAGGAGCTCGGGATCAGCAGGTTGACCACGTAGAGCACTGGGCGTCGCTTTATGACCACCTGGCGAACAAGAGAAGATCAAGCAAATGACTGTGGATTTCGTTAGCTTTCTTTAGGATTTAGGTTTGATACAACACTTTTATGAATACATGACTGCTTAGTTACAGCAGTAGAAAGGTCCAATTTATGACTTTTGGAGACCAGAGGGGCCAGCATCTACTGACATACAGCTGGATTGGCTAAAAACACACAACCCCTGAGCACAAAGAGTCGTGCACGTTGGTAAAAATATAATTCTCTATCAAATGGCTGATTACAGCAACATTAATACCTTAAATTTAAATCGTAATCAGCGTTTCTGCCTTGAGATTTTGTTTATTTAAGTTATAAACCCCATGAAAATGAGTGTCTCTGACCCAGAAGGTGATGATGTCCCACTCGTCGATGCCAAACTTCAGGATGGAGGTCTCTCCCAGTAGGTCCACCAGCTCCCATTCTCCACTAGCTTCCAGGTACTGCTTTGAGTTTATTGACATCTCATTAAAGGTCAGAGCAGGGCTGAGCCTCACATCCCGAACTGGGAACAGGAAAAAGAAACAGCATTATTTCAATATTTACAATTAGTTTACTTTTATTATCACATCATTTGGGGCAGTAGTAGCTCAGGtgatagagcgggttgcctcatgatcggagggtcatgggttcggttccagctcccaccagaggtattctgctgttgtgtccttgggcaagacacttctcgcccAACTtgactgtgttggtggtggtcagaggggccaacggcgccaaatgacagacctccccagggcggctgtggctacgtagTAGCTTACTGTCACTGGCATCGTGTGACTGTAAGAGTTCACACAAGCgcctttgagtgtcctaataaagcgctatataagttcgatgattattattattattattattatttccaaTTTTAACATTCAATTAATTTTCATTTTCCCTTTTCTCTGGTCCAGTAAATAGAAAGTGACCTTTTCTTACTGGTGTGCATATAAGAACCAAAGGTAAATGTGCAATTCTGCACATCAAAAGGAAAGCTGAAGATCTCCAGGTTGCAGGCTGAAACGAGCCGCAGCATCCTGTCCCAGCGAATGCGACCCGTGTGGTTGACGTAGACGTATGGACATGCCTGGGAAACATCGTCGTCCACGCTTAGAGGATGGAAAAACAAGGAGGGTGTGTCAATCATGAGGTTGCATCATAAATTAATCTAGCATTTATAGATGTGTCGCTGGGTTTACTCCTGACTCACCCAGAGGGAGATGAGCAGCATGTCCTCACTTTGTATTTTTATTCATGAGATCAGGGAGAAAAGTTCCTGTTGACTGTATCTCCTTGACGACTAATAATACCAGActggtgaacccccccccccccccccactcccccaGGGTGCAGCAAGTCACAGGATGCAGCAGTTTTATTAAAAACCCTTAGAGCTCATGTGGTAAAGGACATGACCTTAGGGTCCGTGGCTGGTCTCAGGCCTGTTAGCAGCTCTGACTCAAGCAGGAGGTGTTATCTTTGTTTTTCCACACCTGAGTCTGCAACACCTGGTCATCATCATGCATCATGAGTAATGAATCAGCTTTAAACACCAAGTACAAAATATCACACATGAACACAAATGCTCCCACTTGTCTCACATTACGTGACCTCTAAGCCCTACTGTGTGCGTTTCTTCACTTTTCTTCACTAAAACCATCTCCATAGCAACAATGGCTTCATTCATTTGTAAAAATAAAAGTCATTTAAACACGGATCCAGTTTCAAAACCAATGTGTGGCATCAGATTGGACTGAATTGAGTCAGATTATTACATAAAAGTCTCTGGATCAGCCCACTCCAACCTCCAGGTTGCCTATCCAGCATGGATTacttgttttcctgctccaacactccTCATTTAAAAGGTTGACATACCCTTTCAGCAGTTCATTAATCTCTACAGGAGCCTCTTAATCACCATTGATTCAACTCAGGTGTGTGGGAGCAGGGactcaactaaaacctgctggacaggGGATCTCGAAGAACTGGACTGGAGAACATTGGACGCTCGATCAGGCTAGACCATGAATTCAGTCACCATGTGATTGAGAAAACTGGTTGGAAGAGACCACTGAGAGACACATAACTGACTTACAACTCATACACGATGATGTCTGGAGACCACAGCTCCTTCACCGGCAGAGAAATCCGGGAGACACCGTCGCACTCATCAGGGTCCCAAACCAAGAACTCATTGCGCCAGAACTGCAGTGAGTTAAAAAGAAACAATCATCTCAAATTCTACTGTGTACATGTGAAACTAGCAAAATGAGATTATGATGcgaagttaatttatttcagtaattcaacttagactgagagaccatctaaaggctcaggaagccTTTGCAGGTGTTGTTGTTTGGCTGATTATATTGTGACACTTTGAatgtagaatattgaaccttttcacaataatctATTCCTTCAAGTTTCATCAGTATGTCTGATTCGTGTTTGTGCTCCTCACCAGTCTCAGCCACAAGAAAGTAGTGAGTAACTGAGCCTTTTCATTCTGAAATACAAAAGGAAAATGACCAAAATGACTGAACCAGGCTGATACGCAGCGTTGTGTTGGAATGTGTCCGGTGTAAAAAAACTCACCACCCCGAGGACGGCGTACAGGGTGAAGGAGAGGTTGGCGATAGTGGGGCTGCTGAGGTTTACCACCGGTCTGAAGGGCTGGAGGTCGAACACAGCCTGCAGCGACTCATGGGTCGGACCACTGCCTTCTTCACAAACCAGTTTACTGTGACACAAACACGCTGCCCGCAAAAAAAGTGTTTTATAAACGGCTCATCAAATCTGTAATCTAAcctggctgctgttttctggtcaatAAGAATTAAACTAAATTGTGCAACATTAATATTAATACTGAACATTCCGCTTCAGCCTAATTTCATTATTTTAACATgaagtgaaaaaataaaaaactccaCCATAGAAAAGTTTACACCCATCTTTAAATAATGCCTAATTTATTTGAATAAATTAAGtagaaataacacataaataaaaatatgcaTGTTACCAGTGAGAAGGAACCCAGAGAGGAAGCTGTAACCCGGCTGAGACAAAACCATGCTGGTAGATTCTGAtggaggaaatcatctccaccaCCTGAGTT is a genomic window containing:
- the LOC107392743 gene encoding 5-hydroxytryptamine receptor 3A, which produces MVLSQPGYSFLSGFLLTACLCHSKLVCEEGSGPTHESLQAVFDLQPFRPVVNLSSPTIANLSFTLYAVLGVNEKAQLLTTFLWLRLFWRNEFLVWDPDECDGVSRISLPVKELWSPDIIVYEFVDDDVSQACPYVYVNHTGRIRWDRMLRLVSACNLEIFSFPFDVQNCTFTFGSYMHTIRDVRLSPALTFNEMSINSKQYLEASGEWELVDLLGETSILKFGIDEWDIITFWVVIKRRPVLYVVNLLIPSSFLMLIDILSFYLPPHSVDRASFKMTLILGYTVFLLIMNDLLPSTANGTPIIGIYFSVCLALMVISLLETVIITNVLHHSSMKYQEIPNWVRVIVLKHIANLICYRWPEDVRPPEKPQEDKPESLNNSTGPWVVQHVSQTPERHPNTNGGTISLPELQLICQYLRDLRAHLNSMQKESELQGQWCHVGYILDYLLFRIYLLLITCYAMVIITMWCIWISQ